The Hydra vulgaris chromosome 14, alternate assembly HydraT2T_AEP genome includes the window TGCTCGTAATAGTAATAAGCTCTAGATTCGACATCCATCACAGCGGCTTTTATTGTATGAGCGTTAGGCTTTCACTCATTTGTCACTCGTTTGTATTTACTTGGCAAAAATATTGCACATATTactatgcttttttaaattgcatcaATCAAAATCCAGATTAATACTAagattaatgaaaataaaaaagtactttgcAACTTATAATGagattaaacttaaaaaagtactACTATGCAACTTATAATGagattaaacttaaaaaagtactACTATGCAACTCATAATGagattaaacttaaaaaagtactACTATGCAACTTATAATgagcttaaatttaaaatagtactACTATGCAACTTATAATGAGATTAAACTTAAAAAGGGTTATAGTGAagacctaaaaaaattaatttaaactaaatttaatatatgcaaaaaaaaattttgaatttttgaaaagagTTGCATTGAACTCATTTCATAAACATAAACAGAATTTTTCTGATcacttgcttttttacaataaaaaaatatataaaaatagtaaaccaaagtaaatttaaaaagtgctgAAATTGAACAGTGTCCAATTTCACGGCAGGTTTGCAGTCAAAGTCACCTCATCACTAGTAGTTCTCTTAACtacatatctttttattttccaGTAATTAAATGAGATATTCGTAATTAAATACAAACAACacatgaatatttatttaatatgcaaacaacacatgaatatttaatattattgatttcTTCTAAATCCAGGAAACTTGTTAGATTTTCACATATTcataaataacttgaaaaaaaaatacttctgaaagttaaaaaaacacaataatatgaagtaattattataaacttattacagatataaaaaaattattttgccttATTAAATTTTCTGCTCAGATATCAGGGCCGACAACACCGTAGGGGGCCAGGGGGTACGTGCCCCCGTTTTTTTTTAGGCGACAgacctttttttgaaattgacaaTTGTGCACCTCCACTTCGAAACCTGTGTCGTCGGTCAtgtatatatcaatgatatattatataaactagatgtctaacttctaTTCGAAAAACGAAGCCTctttttgtcctttttacaaAACggcggattaaatttgtaaacaaatatttttaacttttcttttaaatgaagtaaatatatttcaaatttaaatactatttatgtaaaagtgttaggcaaatattataatacttgtaaaataataatttatggctccttaatttatttttaattaaaaagggATTAAAGTTTTGGATAGAAAAGTAAAACGACAGACGCTTTTGAAGCaactttatgaattaaaatactttttattaaactgtttaatactaaataataaagtgttttatgattattaaaacttatttttaaattatctttaatttattaggaACTTTTGACtttcattttaaacttttattccacactTCGGCTTCAGCTTTTgctctttttacaaatggcggactatttttataaacaataaagagCGACTTGATTTTTTGTCCAATAAAATCCCGCAAGTTAGAcatctaatttatataatatatatatatatatatatatatatatatatatatatatatatatatatatatatatatatatatatgtatatatatatatatatatatatatatatatataaattataaattatgttagtgtattctacaaatagagtgctcaatgttctaaaagaacagagcaataaattagtaaaaacacttatctaatttttgatTACTTCAAAAGTAatcaaaaattagataagtgtttttactaatttatatatatatatatatatatatatacataaataaatacatatatatatatatatatatatatatatattttttaatatatatatataaattataaattatgttagtgtattctaaaGATAGAGTGCTCAAGTTTtgaaagaacagagcaataaattagtaaaaacactaatCTAATTTTTGATTACTTCAAAAGTAatcaaaaattagataagtgtttttactaatttatttatatatatatatatatatatatatatatatatatatatatatatatatatatatatagacacacacacacacacacacacacacacacatttatatataagcaatatataaaaagcaaatacataaagaaattcaaaatattttctaattcaatagaatgttaaaaaatttttgagaaattatagttaaaaaagcttcttttttttttaattgagcttttttttttaaatcacaaaacatattttgtttaagggatacaaactttatttttttactcggtaatataacaagttttatttaaatgttcagACTACACTCATTGCGAAAGCTCGAGCTTTTGTGGCTGGTATTcttagataaagttaaaaaaattcaacatcATGTGGAATATTTGCATTGCAACAGCCATATTATGAATGAGATAGTGAATGACAGCGTCAATAGGTGTCAtgagggttttttttttgtactctCTAGTTCTTCGAAATATttacagatattttaaaaaaacagcgTCCAGATATGGGATATTCTATTAAAGTTTACTTGTGAGTcagaaataactttaaaaatattatatatgacgCGTTGGTCAGGTCGATTGATTTTTCTTACTGTCGTTAAAGTAAAACTTGTTGATTTTTCAAAGGCTTTGAATGAgatattaaattgaaatatatgtatttcctcataaacttttagttaaatttttggGTTTTACACTAATTTAGGAACCAATATGAAAggtcataaaaatataaaatgatctTGTTCAAAGCACTTTATGAATGTGTTATCTTGAttatgtaaaatgtttatattgatAACATGAGTACTTTTTGGGCAACAGTTGTTTTACATAACTAACTTTTTATGCTGactttgcattttaaaattgctttttttgtttttttaatttttttttttaagttaaaattgtttttattttaatttaaaaaaaattaaaataaaaaatattgaagattttagttttttaccaTGGATCCATCTTTTTGCAGCGACATCAAAAGATTATCTATTTACGCAAGATGTTTTATTCGTCttgtataaaaaagtaaagttacaaactttgaaaaaatttactgGCCTGGacgtcattttttaaattcaattttatcattttcaatttgtgTGAACGGTACTCTTAGCGCTAATTGTTCAAATCGTAGAAATAACCGTTATACTATAAAATCATTCAAAAGGATGTTTTGACAAGCACACTTCTCTCTATATATACGGTGAATCATTACCCGTAGGCGTTCAGACAAGTTTAGACAACGTAACTGCTAATAAACTACTactaaatgaattttttagtgAGAAAGAAAGAAGGtttatgttgaaaaatttttgatttttgtttcacATCAgcgtctcctaaaaaaaaagggCCCTCTatttctaagatattttaggactttcagattctggtgggggagggggagggggagagTGGATCTGGATctctggatccgtcactgattTAGTTCTGTATTTATTGTCATCTGGATTTATGGAAACTATGTTTCGGGAACTCCTCGGCCACTATTGCCTCTGTAAACCAAAACTTCTAGCTACGCCACTGTTTGTAATGTACGAAAAAAACTGAATAATGTTTGGGTTCCGAAAAAAGGGACTGTGTTTCCGCCGAATGTGATTACTAAAAACttaacaaagaatttttaatttttgtttttgtcgaACAAACGTCATAGAAAACGATTGCAAGAAGAACCTCCTGCATTGAAAGTATaactaattttacaattttttaaatgatcataATTCAAAGGCCAATCGCGATGATagctatttcttttaaatatcataataaCACAGTTAATGAGGTATTAactttttagaataaaatttttaattgtaattaacatattaaaactCTTTGTGATGATTAAAAATTCATGTGCAACGTTACCCTTCGTAAAATTAAAACATCAGAAGCAAGTCATAAAGTTAATTGAATAGCAGTGCAATGAGTTCATTAAATGTAACGgtttttacaacattttcaattttttaaatttaatcgtTTGCAGTTAtgaatgttattgttttttaaatagatatgtATTCCGTTTATTCTTTTCCAGTTTTGGTAGCATTTCTTTTATACATTGAAAATCCAAACGATAAAGACACATATGAAAAtggtattgttttatatatttttattgaacagaaattaaattaaattttcactaattaatctaatttaatttagtattttaacattattgtaacgttttaattagtaaatttatttattttaacgtaTGAAATAAGTAATTAAGCAAATAgagcaaaaatagtttttattctaTTCTTAGTTATTCTAACAACTGAAcaactttgctttattttgaaTTGTTCAATTTCTATTGTCTAAAACATATTATCTAATGATATACTTTTtagtgtgtttgtgtgtgtgtgtgtgtgtgtgtgtgtgtgtgtgtgtgtgtgtgtgtgtgtgtgtgtgtgtgtgtgtgtgtgtgtgtgtgtgttggaGTACAGTGGATCGAGGGGCAAAGATTAGAACTTTGCTCCTCTTGATAATGTTATCATTTCATGTGCTCATATATCAgtcatctttatttatagttgttacCACAATTTTTGACTACCGGTTTTTGGTAGGTAATTTGTGCCtttagctaactaaagtaaattttcttactATCCTTATGTTAGTTATGAAGATCATGgttgaaataatttcaaaatttgaattttttcatttggattattgatatttatgcttccttttagtagtttagcttttattttaacaatattcatGTCTCAATAAATTAGACTTAAGTTAACTTAGTTTGTTATGGTGGGGCACAGTGAATTGGGGTACAGTGAATAGGTTGATTCACTATGCCCAATTAATGATCTTAAagattaaatagatttttaacaGGCAAAttacatgaaaatgaatttattaatttaaatttatgaattaattagtaataaattatgaataataatatttatataactttttaatatttttataatttttgttatcaataaaattcttttctttgattctcaattgtttttatttattagattagtttaaaatcaaaaatgtctacttttttgattttaaactaatctaattaataaaagtatgccAAAAGTATAGTGTACAGTGTCTTTACTCCATCAGCCTCAAAGTTATTTGGCTATGCCCTTATTCACTATCAATAAATCACGGCTGTTTTCAGTTATTTACTGTGCTGTGTTAAGTTATTCGCTGTGCCCCAATActggggcacagtgaataacATAACTTTAAACCTTCCTGTGAGCtgttagataataaatatttgggtttcaataatttattaacttcccctacatacatgcatacatgcatacatacatacatacatacatacatacatacatacatacatacatacatacatacatacatacatacatacatacacacatacacacatacatacatgcatctTTCAACCTCCTCCTAAATCTTGTAAAAGATGTTGTACAAGGAGGCGTTGAGTGGTTTTGTTTTATGAGTTAATGAACATCTTGTTTTCAACTATTTGCCAGAGTAGCATTATTAATGTTATCAATAGTTGCCATTAGTAAAACATTCTTTATCttcattgaaattttattgcAGTGACTTAAGTGTTCAAATAGTGGTTTACATTAGTAACATTTAGACTGCttttaatagtataaataacTTCAAAGTAAAAGTGCTTTATTTTATGCCCCAAGAATGCCAAGACtagataatactttttttcagtaTGTTCTAgaataaattttcttgaaatttaacaaaagttaagcaaacatataaacttaaattaaattcaagatttgatttaaatttgtatgatagcttaacttttattacatttgcataatattttgtctttaaattttaatttcttttaaactaaaattgtttttagattaCTCCTCGAACACGAGCATTAAAAATCTGACAACGCAACATACATATCCaagttctaaaattttagaaagtataatctataaaaatgaATCAGAAGATATCGAGTATTCTTTAATAAGAGATCTTGGTTCCAgccattttgtttataaagttgaattaaagAATAGTACAGGTGTAAAAGTAAATCACGTTTCTCGTGATTCTGAAAAACGTTCtaattttaaaggtgaaaagaatttaaacttttttttattaaaataccaaTTTTATTTGGAAGAAGTCTTTTCAACATAAAAACTAGTacaatgaatatttaaaatgtttcaagttTTGAATATgtttcaagatatttttaaaatcttttttagttttaactattATTGAAATGTTTAAACTTGCGACTCGGTTTCTTGAATCTTTAAACTTGCAACTAGGTTTCTTGAATCTTTAAACTTGCAACTAGGTTTCTTGAATCTTTAAACTTGCGACTAGGTTTCTTGAATCTTTAAACTTGCGACTAGGTTTCTTGAATCTTTTTCAATTGCCAGGTtcaattaaacaagttttactcaaaaaaaatgttaaattttgataaagaaaagttaatttttcgattttttaaatgtaaaatctaaaaatttacataataaggttgttactttatttttttagatctaCTTGCTGCACTCAAATCTACTTCATACCTCGTTGAACTATTAGTTTGGTTCTTAATcactgattttattattatctttggTTTAATAACAGTCAATATTTTAGCGTAAGTTACATGCATTATTTAATCTTTCtactttcttttattgaaaGCGTAAACAGAATGTACTTTTTTCATTATCAATGCTAACAAAGAAACGTTTTTTAGAAGttctttaataattaaaataaagctaaattCAGTTTTATATTGCGAACTtggttttgatatttaaatttaaaaaaattttacatgcaGGACTACATTAATACGTTACGTCATGAAAATCGTTAACTGGTTACATTTTCGTATACGCTCTACTATTTTTCCACAATCAACTTTAAATCATAAAGGTTTGGATCAAGAAGTTTCTTTATTTAAGGAAATTGAAACAGCTAATGAACAGAGGTGTTCATCTATGATTGAAGAAAAACACGACGACGCGCATATTTTCAGTTCTCCAGAATGTTGTGATGTACCTAACAATCTAAATGCATCAGACGGAGACAACTTTCCATATAGC containing:
- the LOC100211361 gene encoding uncharacterized protein LOC100211361 isoform X2, which translates into the protein MYSVYSFPVLVAFLLYIENPNDKDTYENDYSSNTSIKNLTTQHTYPSSKILESIIYKNESEDIEYSLIRDLGSSHFVYKVELKNSTGVKVNHVSRDSEKRSNFKDLLAALKSTSYLVELLVWFLITDFIIIFGLITVNILATTLIRYVMKIVNWLHFRIRSTIFPQSTLNHKGLDQEVSLFKEIETANEQRCSSMIEEKHDDAHIFSSPECCDVPNNLNASDGDNFPYSYIFESHDDDLHSTPLDYSYKKNKIYHSTAPYEFSPKKLKQYLREKYLELDRLGITIDENGYFLEEKMNMVI